In a genomic window of Lycium ferocissimum isolate CSIRO_LF1 chromosome 9, AGI_CSIRO_Lferr_CH_V1, whole genome shotgun sequence:
- the LOC132069285 gene encoding GCN5-related N-acetyltransferase 8-like → MDQENSSTFKHQISARIRLVTDPNNDIPHLHKLITQMANYHNLTEYLTVTETSLSNTLFKSPPFHSFTALILEVSPNPFPITPHKDLSFNPIIKNNFNLKAPVLDPQSNTFRSENDVYVAGHVLVFPSYNGFFEKPGLNMDQIFVRKCYRGLGFGKMLFSAVASVAASMGMGMVDWLVADWNEESIKFYEKMGAHCVSDYRLYKLYGEKLQQCANISG, encoded by the exons ATGGATCAAGAGAACTCCTCCACCTTCAAACACCAAATCTCAGCCAGAATCCGCCTTGTAACTGACCCAAACAACGACATTCCACATCTTCACAAACTCATCACTCAAATGGCTAATTACCATAACCTAACAGAATACCTCACCGTTACAGAAACCTCTCTTTCCAACACCTTATTCAAATCCCCACCTTTCCATTCTTTCACTGCCCTTATCCTCGAAGTTTCACCCAACCCATTTCCCATAACTCCCCACAAAGACCTCAGTTTTAACCCTATCATCAAGAACAACTTCAATCTCAAGGCCCCAGTGCTTGACCCGCAATCAAACACTTTCAG GTCTGAAAACGATGTTTATGTAGCGGGTCATGTGCTGGTTTTTCCAAGCTACAATGGGTTTTTTGAGAAACCAGGTTTAAATATGGACCAAATATTTGTGAGGAAGTGTTATAGGGGGTTGGGTTTTGGCAAAATGCTGTTTTCTGCTGTTGCATCAGTGGCTGCAAGTATGGGAATGGGGATGGTTGATTGGCTTGTGGCTGATTGGAATGAAGAGAGTATTaaattttatgagaaaatggGTGCTCATTGTGTTAGTGATTATAGACTTTATAAATTGTATGGAGAGAAGCTTCAACAGTGTGCCAACATCTCTGGTTGA
- the LOC132029848 gene encoding rhomboid-like protein 11, chloroplastic yields MKQLQLQYHLGFKHNVYVHRLMPMAMPLSTPLPKLPLKLKISPITPSPLLCKFNDSDMTSQLEMLKPEGKKPEKRVNGIFWILLLNLGLYVADHVFQVQAVKALYLYHNRPDWYQFVTATFCHFNWNHLSSNLFFLYIFGKLVEEEEGNFGLWLSYILTGAGANLVSWLILPRNAVSVGASGAVFGLFAISVLVKMSWDWRKILEVLVLGQFVIERVMEAAQASTGLAGGINGGSALQNVNHIAHLSGALIGVALIWLLSGISTEPDARNNKK; encoded by the exons ATGAAACAACTTCAGCTTCAGTATCATTTGGGGTTCAAACACAATGTTTATGTCCACAGATTGATGCCCATGGCCATGCCACTATCTACACCTCTGCCTAAACTTCCCCTTAAACTCAAAATTTCACCTATTACTCCATCTCCTCTTCTCTGTAAATTCAATGATTCTG ATATGACCTCACAGCTAGAAATGCTGAAGCCTGAAGGAAAGAAGCCAGAGAAGCGTGTCAATGGAATATTCTGGATTCTGCTTCTTAACCTTGGACTATATGTAGCAGATCATGTCTTCCAG gtTCAGGCAGTAAAAGCATTATACTTATACCACAATCGGCCTGATTGGTACCAGTTTGTGACTGCAACATTCTGTCATTTTAACTG GAACCACCTCTcaagtaaccttttctttttgtatatttttg GAAAACTCGTTGAAGAGGAGGAAGGGAACTTTGGATTGTGGCTTTCTTATATATTAACTGGGGCTGGAGCTAACCTTGTCTCGTGGTTGATTCTGCCAAGAAATGCTGTGTCTGTTGGTGCATCTGGTGCAGTGTTCGGACTCTTTGCTATTAGTGTACTTGTGAAG ATGTCTTGGGACTGGAGAAAGATACTTGAAGTACTTGTATTGGGCCAGTTTGTCATAGAAAGG GTGATGGAAGCAGCCCAAGCTTCAACAGGATTAGCGGGAGGTATTAATGGAGGGTCTGCCTTACAAAATGTTAATCACATTGCACATCTCTCTGGCGCCCTAATTGGTGTTGCTTTGATATGGCTGCTGAGTGGAATTTCTACTGAACCGGATGCACGGAACAATAAAAAGTGA